From Cydia pomonella isolate Wapato2018A chromosome 26, ilCydPomo1, whole genome shotgun sequence, one genomic window encodes:
- the LOC133532134 gene encoding larval/pupal cuticle protein H1C-like, translated as MRVLIVAAVLACAAAAPSGLLAGPYGHGLIGHGAPLAYGHGAPLAYGHAAPLAVAHAAPLAVAHAAVPTISPGDIQGAAIDAHVDAADHVRASVDAHRELHDQAAELHGQAINAAEDHSWQAVDAVKTHEAQLDGAAAGAAPILAKQLAGHAGVYAAPALAHAAYAAPIAHAAPVLAHSAYAAPIAHTASHSVSSQSLHQTHPAPIVHAPVIAHAAPVLAHAAPVSYAAHAGYAHAGLAHAGYGHAGLAHGLSHW; from the coding sequence ATGGTCTGATCGGCCATGGTGCCCCTCTGGCTTACGGCCATGGCGCCCCTCTGGCTTACGGCCACGCCGCCCCCTTGGCTGTAGCGCACGCCGCGCCGCTGGCCGTGGCTCACGCCGCTGTCCCCACCATCTCCCCTGGTGATATCCAGGGCGCCGCCATCGATGCCCATGTTGATGCTGCAGACCACGTCCGCGCCTCCGTTGACGCCCACCGCGAGCTCCACGACCAGGCTGCCGAGCTCCACGGACAGGCCATCAACGCCGCTGAGGATCACTCGTGGCAGGCCGTCGATGCTGTGAAGACCCACGAGGCTCAGTTGGACGGTGCCGCCGCTGGCGCCGCGCCTATCCTCGCTAAGCAACTGGCCGGCCACGCCGGAGTGTACGCCGCCCCCGCACTCGCGCACGCCGCCTACGCCGCGCCAATCGCGCACGCCGCGCCCGTGCTCGCGCACTCCGCCTACGCCGCCCCCATCGCGCACACCGCCAGCCATTCCGTGTCCTCCCAGTCCCTGCACCAGACCCACCCCGCTCCCATCGTGCACGCTCCCGTGATCGCTCACGCCGCCCCCGTGCTCGCGCACGCCGCTCCCGTCTCGTACGCCGCGCACGCTGGCTACGCTCACGCCGGACTCGCTCACGCCGGCTACGGTCACGCCGGTCTTGCCCACGGTCTATCCCATTGGTAG